aaaattcttaaaaggCTTATGTCCGAACGCCTTATGGCTTATGCCTTGCCTCTTTAGAGTTAAAATGTCTTAGCTTATGCCATCGCATTTTAAAACATTACTGAAGATCGTGACTTCACTTATTAGCTTGTGCATACCTCAAAGCATTAGTAATAGTCTTGGTTTAAAGAGTGGTTGAGGGTAACATCATGTAATCGTGGGTTAAATGGGAAGTGGGAGTACTAGATGTTACACGGTAGGATGTGGCTGGAGTGGCCATGAATTTTTTTCAACGATTGGCAATCATGCCTAATTGAAGAATAAACATATGatcttttaaaatttgattttttaatgtaTGTTGTTTCGCTTGACTCTACCTAAGAACGTTATTTAGTTGGGAAAATAACTTCTATATTAATTTCATCACATTGTTTTAATGACCAAATTACCGAAGTGTTCATAAATATACTAAAAGTCTAAATTGCAAAAATATGTAAATTGTTTAGGTGCACTAATAGAATTGAAATGTAAAAAACAAATGATATGTATCATTATCAGCCTGTCTCTTTGAccatctctctttttctctctcgcTCCCACATGCAATTGCATCAAGATTCAAGACGTGCACAGAGATGATGCATCGCTGTCTGGTTGCGGGGATGAGGTGACAATTATAAGATCCATGtctcatttctctctcttttttctctctgTCTCCTTGTTCTGGACAATCTCTCTCCATCTTCtttgtaatatgaaaaaaaaatgtggggCTTCCAATGTTGCAGCTGTTGCGGTTTGTGACAAAACAGTAGCAGCCATTGCAGCCTGTTAAGGTAATAAATCTGCCATTACGGCCTCGATTCCGACTCTCGCCGCTAAAGCCACATCGAAGGGCCAATTTTCCATATGTAATGGCTCTTATGCGCTCTGTAACAGACGCTATTTGAAAATTGTGGTAACAGTATACAATGCATTCTCCGTGTTTTGTACC
The Malania oleifera isolate guangnan ecotype guangnan chromosome 13, ASM2987363v1, whole genome shotgun sequence DNA segment above includes these coding regions:
- the LOC131146656 gene encoding uncharacterized protein LOC131146656 isoform X1; the encoded protein is MEWAKVESRCSMCKRHFSSIRRPPKEGVFACERIVNVPVRDQIQDVHRDDASLSGCGDEVTIIRSMSHFSLFFLSVSLFWTISLHLLCNMKKKCGASNVAAVAVCDKTVAAIAAC